From Epinephelus lanceolatus isolate andai-2023 chromosome 12, ASM4190304v1, whole genome shotgun sequence, the proteins below share one genomic window:
- the dspa gene encoding desmoplakin-A isoform X1, protein MSMYGSNSKLATIGQRSNSRQDLSSPSFRNDVFVGGNGFQGDYQVGDGYTYTYSRTSMHGGGAQKLAMGAGGGGGGGGGGVSVQAIQQKALFLKSQCQEYLQRAKMILQGGGPAMEAEKLMIMAAETMEQMKVCGRDLQQMRIPNDVFASVEQMQHMHGLIQQQLVGSMTTRRNRGSVGSLEGGRIFNDAMAWIAQQKRMIETAPWGDDAETIDKQIMTHSKNHSSIQRSQEVDRARDELNMRGDKYNLSILEQEWESLQKMSHSRVNQLRELQGIIDEISRAIMWVNEREEEELMFDWGDKNIDQYIPRKQESYSGLMRDLEEKEKDLNKLKVKADGLLNNNHPASDKIEAYMDTLQTQWSWLLQITKCIHNHLKENAAYSQFFKEANETYAKLQKEHEMIRSKFSCDKNTPLENLNDLLRNLEMERERIMENKRQVQSLVNKSKTIVRLKPRNPEDKSSSPVIVRALCDFKQDQKGILKGNEGILKDNSQRSKWLVTGPGGLDMLIPSVCLLIPPPNPLSIGLANKNEQYYDAIMSIWNQLYINIKSLISWQYCLRDINYINSLTVSMLSKMRPEEYRSVIKRLETHYQEFMRTSQGSELFGEEEKKTIQGHVDQAQTHYDTLIIQLPTYSECKKKLFITKLSGKILFFSLYVHINTPNCLPTNKGEDVVEVKAQKQETSKPSTPKIPKKIKPQPPPPSSTLSLTLLNSLQELRGRLELAESGLTSHLHVHLGENSVHECSVHIQKLQNVQQDLDSIHDDYLRLRELIVKQLEGLPADSEEARFLRSELEIINQKLGTLQGLYPAYLQRLSALKALLHSFLQAEDIIKVHEARLTEKETTSMDPREVESYRSTLKQMKIELEQKRDLLTAMESDLSKAMHWNGQISESFHKCDVDLAKYSDLVGQMSDRWRRIQTQIDSRVWDLEKQEKQLSHYQQSSALLEQWIDNARKRQDNLQTVKLSDIQTLMDHLNQQKALHTEIKGKKEKVEDVQKDADTCAASIKDYELQLASYSSGLETLLNIPYKRTMLQSPASVVRQEAADLQSRYIELLTRSSDYYKFLGELLKNMEELKIRNTKIEMLEEELRRLKEEIQDRSQKNKSLEDALARYKLELSQSQDQLISMEEVKRTTAIQVSATKESLDSTHSQLQELNDQLTRIKYQLDEEKRKRRLAEERYTSQQEEYEGAVRRRQKELEELNWAKIDLEKSVKDKERELERMKILLEEEATRRRNAESDISKVRTQCTQELNQLKQTYETQIHVTKTTILKASQQKEEDTAELRLQIDRLTAEKRDLEEELMRLRQTIAHAEEQKSRAEQEVSQQRASVVQETRIRSELEVQLRSLKQQGGEDELKLKEATKSNQEKSRQISVLTFNLEEEGKKRRALELEINRLKQAEADLKAKNASYLESINKLKVSEQEIRITRVELEKQSSEKAKAEQSSIRLQSRIRELQCSLDGVEAELEKQKKATQEELTRRKRVEADLERMTNTCREHTTTISTLKSVQIETTSIGRKYEQDLSALREALDKSIREHQVTKQELAAVTAELRTLKQKLQQEQARIYELNQRNESLYKTIEEKSRQLNEYTTEIERLKTLTQTLTKERLRLEEELRTVRQERDELKMSRDAIDGESATQISALHVQLQTSTKRTAELQALINDLTKEREKLKSEIDKIQKQSIETSMMVQSSQSQYSEVLLERDTLLSKLKLLEQDKSRHQRIEEELTRIKLSLETELRNKQRLQDEKNAIVKDFNYMKSQFELRESQMRQLESDRDKADRDRLSLKNEIERLMRELKSVEERYKSRLLISEKEASELALKRDALEREIQRLQQRPSTLNKQTQTDEKVPTIDPSKLVFDGVRRKVTAHQLCDCGIISKTTLDQLLKGRKSVDEVALDIQLSLKGTGVIAGMTTASQGKMPFTEAKNKNLLSPESALMLLEAQAATGYIVDPAFNEKMPVDTACSRGIVDTEDRDTLITAEAASLGFKDPYTGKVLSVGQACKQGRVDKDKTIRLLQAQESVGGILDPVLSVFLPKDLALDRNLIDEELYRALNKKPTCYLDPATGEKISYADLRKKCSVEPVNGLLLLHGPEKAKTVKGLRDEVPVTKLVESGLLTVDEGSTLTSREIEERLKNYLYGTTCIAGIYDEAQDRTMPFYQAMKEGLLMRGTTLELLEAQAASGFIVDPVNNVFLTVEEAAKRGLIGKEFKNKLLSAEKAVTGYKDPATGQTISLFQAIEKDLIEKGHGIRLLEAQIASGGIIDPKESHRIDVAVAYQRGYFDKDMNEILTYEGDDTKGFFDPNTKENLTYLQLKDRCLKDPKTGLILLPLNDKKKTQKSQESRTNVLRKRRVVIVDPDTGLEMSVREAYHRELIDYDTFLDLSEQECEWEEITIKGSDGSARLVIVDRKTGTQYDIQDCLQRGVIDQKSLDQYRAGKLSLTQFADEITSKTSSTEMTISALNVDDMVTCSSPTQATPSSPTVRKRFNSISITVSPPEMFDDHSPVGAIFDTETLEKITLSEGHRRGIVDTITTQRLLEAQACTGGIINPATGERLSLQDAVHQSIIDESMSAKLKPAQKAFLGFEDVKTKRKMSAAEAVKESWLPYEAGQRFLEFQYLTGGLIEPGTGRRITIEEAIRRGWLDGQGAQKLQDTRSHQKNLTCPKTKLKISYKEAMDSCMVEESNGMKMLQASSISTKGISSPYNVSNPGSRSGSRPGSLVGSRNGSRRGSVDYSSTYSYTFSSTSTSYSSNTQS, encoded by the exons ATGAGTATGTACGGCTCCAACTCGAAGCTGGCTACCATCGGCCAGAGAAGCAACTCGCGGCAGGATTTGTCGAGTCCAAGTTTTAGAAACGACGTGTTCGTCGGTGGAAACGGCTTCCAGGGAGATTACCAAGTAGGGGACGGATACACCTACACCTACTCCAGGACCTCCATGCACGGCGGGGGTGCACAGAAACTCGCCATGGGtgctggtggaggaggtggaggaggtggtggaggagtcAG TGTGCAAGCAATTCAACAGAAGGCTCTGTTCCTGAAAAGCCAGTGCCAGGAATACCTGCAGAGAGCCAAGATGATTCTCCAGGGT GGGGGTCCAGCCATGGAGGCAGAGAAGCTCATGATCATGGCCGCAGAGACCATGGAGCAGATGAAGGTCTGTGGCAGAGACCTGCAGCAAATGCGCATCCCCAATGACGTCTTCGCAAG TGTAGAACAGATGCAGCACATGCATGGTCTTATCCAACAGCAATTAGTTGGCAGTATGACCACGAGACGGAACAGAGGCAGCGTGGGTTCCCTCGAGGGGGGGAGGATCTTTAATGATGCCATGGCCTGGATTGCCCAACAGAAG CGCATGATTGAGACGGCTCCGTGGGGGGATGACGCCGAAACCATAGACAAGCAAATCATGACCCACAGCAAAAACCACAGCTCTATCCAGAGGAGCCAGGAAGTAGACCGTGCCAGAGATGAACTA aACATGAGGGGCGACAAGTACAACCTGTCCATCCTGGAACAAGAATGGGAAAGCCTGCAG AAAATGTCCCACAGCCGGGTGAATCAGCTGCGTGAGCTTCAAGGCATCATCGACGAGATCTCCCGAGCCATCATGTGGGTgaatgagagagaggaggaggagctgatgTTCGACTGGGGAGACAAGAACATTGACCAGTATATCCCCCGGAAGCAAGAGAGCTACTCC GGTCTGATGAGGGAcctggaggagaaagagaaggaccTCAACAAGCTGAAGGTGAAAGCAGACGGGCTCCTGAACAACAACCACCCTGCCTCAGATAAGATCGAA GCCTACATGGACACCTTACAGACCCAGTGGAGCTGGCTTCTCCAGATCACCAAGTGTATCCATAACCATTTGAAGGAGAATGCTGCCTACAGCCAA TTTTTCAAGGAGGCCAATGAGACCTACGCGAAGCTGCAGAAGGAGCACGAGATGATCCGGAGCAAGTTCTCCTGCGACAAGAACACCCCGCTGGAGAACCTCAATGACCTCCTGAGAAACCTGGAG ATGGAGAGGGAGCGAATCATGGAGAACAAGAGGCAGGTCCAAAGTCTGGTCAACAAATCCAAGACCATCGTCAGGTTGAAACCTCGCAACCCTGAGGACAAGAGCAGCAGCCCCGTCATAGTGCGGGCCTTGTGTGACTTTAAACAAGACCAG AAGGGGATTTTGAAAGGAAATGAGGGCATCCTGAAGGATAACTCACAGCGCAGCAAGTGGCTGGTGACGGGACCTGGAGGTCTGGACATGTTGattccctctgtgtgtctgttgatCCCCCCACCAAACCCGCTCAGCATCGGCCTCGCCAACAA GAATGAGCAGTATTACGACGCCATCATGAGCATCTGGAACCAGCTCTACATCAACATCAAGAGTCTCATCTCGTGGCAGTACTGCCTCAGAGACATCAATTACATCAACTCCCTCACTGTCAGCATG CTGTCCAAGATGCGTCCCGAGGAGTACCGCAGTGTCATCAAAAGACTGGAGACTCACTACCAAGAGTTCATGCGCACCAGCCAGGGTTCTGAGCTGTtcggggaggaggagaagaaaactATCCAGGGTCACGTTGATCAAGCCCAGACCCACTATGATACACTGATTATCCAGCTGCCGACTTACAgtgagtgtaaaaaaaaattatttatcaCTAAATTGTCaggaaaaatactgtttttttcaCTATATGTACATATTAATACTCCAAATTGTTTACCAACCAATAAAGGGGAGGATGTTGTGGAGGTTAAAGCCCAGAAACAGGAAACCTCCAAGCCCTCAACTCCCAAGATACCCAAGAAGATCAAACCCCAGCCTCCGCCACCCAGTTCTACCCTCAGCCTCACCCTGCTCAATAGTCTGCAAGAACTTCGAGGCAGGCTGGAGCTGGCTGAGTCCGGTCTCACCAGTCATCTCCATGTTCACCTGGGGGAGAACAGTGTGCACGAGTGCTCAGTGCACATCCAGAAGCTGCAG AATGTGCAACAAGACCTGGACTCCATTCATGACGATTACCTGCGACTAAGAGAATTGATCGTAAAGCAGCTGGAGGGGTTACCTGCAGACTCTGAGGAAGCCAGGTTCCTCCGCTCTGAACTGGAAATCATCAACCAAAAACTGGGAACCCTGCAGGGTCTCTACCCAGCCTACCTTCAAAG GCTGTCGGCTCTTAAGGCCTTGCTCCACAGCTTTCTCCAGGCTGAAGATATCATCAAAGTCCACGAGGCCCggctgacagagaaggagaCCACCTCTATGGACCCTCGAGAGGTGGAAAGCTATCGGAGCACACTGAAG CAAATGAAGATTGAACTGGAGCAAAAAAGAGACCTGCTGACTGCCATGGAGTCCGACCTGTCTAAAGCAATGCACTGGAATGGTCAAATCTCCGAGTCCTTCCACAAGTGCGACGTGGACTTGGCCAAGTACTCAGACCTAGTGGGTCAGATGTCTGACCGCTGGCGCCGCATCCAAACCCAGATTGACAGCAG AGTGTGGGACTTGGAGAAGCAGGAGAAACAGCTGAGTCATTATCAGCAGAGCAGTGCGCTCCTGGAACAGTGGATAGACAATGCCAGGAAACGCCAGGATAACCTTCAGACAGTGAAGCTCAGTGACATCCAGACATTAATGGACCACCTCAACCAGCAGAAG GCGCTTCACACTGAAATCAAAGGGAAGAAGGAGAAGGTAGAGGATGTGCAGAAAGACGCAGACACCTGTGCTGCCTCCATAAAG GACTACGAGCTGCAGCTGGCTTCCTACAGTTCAGGCCTGGAAACTCTGCTTAATATTCCATACAAGAGGACAATGCTGCAGTCCCCCGCTTCTGTGGTCAGACAGGAG GCGGCTGATCTCCAGTCTCGCTACATAGAGCTACTCACCCGCTCCAGTGACTACTACAAGTTCCTAGGGGAGCTGCTGAAGAATATGGAAGAGCTGAAG ATTAGGAACACCAAGATTGAGATGTTGGAGGAGGAACTAAGGCGTCTGAAGGAGGAAATTCAGGATCGTAGCCAGAAGAACAAGTCTCTGGAGGATGCGTTGGCCCGCTACAAACTGGAGCTCTCTCAATCACAAGACCAGCTCATTTCTATGGAGGAAGTCAAGAGAACCACAGCAATACAAGTTAGCGCTACCAAGGAGAGCCTGGACAGCACACACAGCCAGCTTCAAGAGCTTAACGACCAGCTGACCCGCATTAAATACCAGCTGGatgaagaaaagaggaagagaaggttGGCAGAGGAACGCTACACCAGCCAGCAAGAAGAGTATGAGGGGGCTGTTCGCCGCAGACAGAAAGAACTGGAAGAACTCAACTGGGCCAAGATTGACTTAGAGAAGTCTGTGAAGGACAAGGAACGTGAACTGGAGAGGATGAAGATACTGCTAGAAGAGGAAGCGACACGTCGACGAAATGCTGAGTCTGATATCTCAAAGGTAAGAACACAGTGCACCCAGGAGCTTAATCAACTTAAGCAGACATACGAGACACAGATCCACGTCACCAAGACCACCATCCTGAAAGCCTCGCAACAAAAAGAAGAGGACACAGCAGAACTGAGACTGCAGATTGACAGACTCACTGCTGAGAAGAGAGATCTGGAGGAGGAGCTGATGAGACTGAGACAGACCATCGCTCATGCAGAAGAGCAgaaaagcagagcagagcaggaggTCAGCCAGCAGAGGGCCTCAGTGGTGCAAGAAACAAGGATCCGCAGTGAGTTGGAGGTTCAGCTGAGATCACTCAAGCAGCAGGGGGGAGAGGATGAGCTCAAACTGAAGGAGGCCACTAAAAGCAATCAGGAAAAGTCCAGGCAGATCAGTGTGCTAACATTTaacctggaggaggaggggaagaagaggagagcgCTGGAACTGGAAATCAACCGACTGAAACAGGCCGAGGCAGACCTGAAGGCAAAGAACGCCTCCTATCTTGAGTCTATTAACAAGCTGAAAGTGTCTGAGCAGGAGATCCGCATCACCCGAGTAGAGCTGGAGAAGCAGAGCAGTGAGAAAGCCAAGGCTGAGCAGAGTTCAATAAGGCTGCAGAGCCGTATCCGTGAACTTCAGTGCTCTCTGGATGGAGTGGAAGCTGAGCTGGAGAAGCAAAAGAAAGCAACCCAGGAGGAGCTGACACGCAGAAAGAGAGTGGAGGCAGATTTGGAGAGGATGACAAATACGTGCAGAGAGCACACCACCACAATTAGCACACTGAAATCTGTCCAGATAGAGACCACCAGCATTGGAAGGAAGTACGAGCAGGACCTCAGTGCTCTCCGGGAGGCTCTGGACAAGAGCATTAGGGAGCATCAAGTCACCAAGCAGGAGTTGGCAGCTGTCACAGCTGAGCTGAGGACCCTTAAACAGAAGCTCCAGCAGGAACAGGCTCGAATTTATGAGCTCAACCAGCGCAATGAAAGCCTGTATAAGACCATTGAGGAGAAGAGCCGCCAGCTTAACGAATACACTACGGAGATCGAAAGGCTGAAGACTCTGACGCAAACCCTGACGAAAGAGAGACTGAGGttggaggaggagctgaggacAGTTAGACAGGAGAGAGATGAGCTGAAGATGAGCAGAGACGCTATTGATGGAGAAAGTGCCACTCAGATCTCAGCCTTGCATGTCCAGCTTCAGACTAGCACCAAGAGGACAGCGGAGCTCCAGGCTCTCATCAATGACCTGACCAAGGAGCGAGAAAAGCTAAAATCGGAAATAGACAAAATCCAAAAGCAATCAATCGAG ACATCCATGATGGTGCAAAGCTCCCAAAGCCAATACAGCGAAGTGCTGCTGGAGAGGGACACTTTGCTATCCAAGCTTAAACTGCTAGAGCAGGACAAAAGTCGTCACCAGCGCATAGAAGAGGAGCTCACCCGCATCAAGCTCTCACTAGAGACCGAGCTCCGCAACAAGCAGCGGCTGCAGGATGAAAAGAATGCCATCGTCAAAGATTTCAACTATATGAAGAGCCAGTTTGAGCTGAGAGAAAGCCAAATGAGGCAGCTTgagtcagacagagacaagGCTGATCGAGACAGGCTCTCCCTGAAGAATGAGATCGAGAGGCTCATGAGGGAGCTAAAGAGTGTAGAGGAGCGGTACAAGAGCCGTCTGTTGATCTCTGAAAAGGAGGCATCAGAGCTGGCTCTCAAGAGAGATGCCCTGgagagagagatacagaggCTGCAGCAAAGACCCAGCACTCTGAACAAGCAGACCCAGACGGATGAGAAGGTCCCAACAATCGATCCTTCCAAGCTGGTATTTGATGGGGTGCGCCGCAAAGTCACAGCCCACCAGCTTTGTGACTGTGGTATAATCAGTAAAACCACACTAGACCAGCTCCTAAAGGGGAGAAAGAGCGTGGATGAGGTAGCTTTGGATATACAGCTCAGTCTAAAGGGTACTGGCGTCATTGCTGGCATGACAACAGCTTCTCAAGGAAAGATGCCATTCACTGAAGCGAAAAACAAGAACCTCCTCAGCCCTGAGAGCGCCCTCATGCTCCTGGAAGCTCAAGCTGCAACAGGCTACATAGTGGATCCTGCATTTAATGAAAAGATGCCTGTGGATACCGCCTGCTCGAGAGGGATTGTAGACACAGAAGATAGAGACACCTTGATAACAGCTGAAGCAGCTAGCCTAGGCTTCAAAGATCCATACACTGGCAAAGTACTATCTGTGGGTCAGGCTTGCAAACAGGGCCGCGTAGACAAAGACAAAACCATCCGCTTGCTCCAGGCTCAAGAGTCTGTTGGAGGCATACTGGACCCTGTTCTGAGTGTGTTCCTTCCAAAAGATCTGGCCTTGGATCGCAATCTTATTGATGAGGAGCTCTACAGGGCTTTGAACAAAAAACCCACCTGCTACCTGGACCCAGCAACAGGAGAGAAGATCAGCTATGCTGACCTCAGAAAGAAGTGTTCAGTGGAGCCTGTTAACGGCTTGCTTCTGCTCCATGGTCCAGAAAAGGCCAAGACAGTGAAGGGTCTCCGTGATGAAGTCCCTGTTACAAAGCTTGTCGAATCTGGACTGCTGACTGTAGATGAAGGGTCAACACTCACCAGCAGAGAAATTGAAGAAAGGCTAAAGAACTATCTCTATGGCACTACTTGCATTGCAGGGATCTATGATGAGGCCCAAGACCGAACAATGCCTTTCTATCAGGCAATGAAGGAAGGGCTGCTCATGAGAGGAACCACCCTGGAGCTTCTTGAGGCCCAAGCAGCTTCTGGCTTCATTGTTGATCCAGTGAACAATGTGTTCTTGACAGTGGAAGAGGCTGCAAAGAGAGGCCTGATAGGAAAGGAGTTTAAGAATAAGCTGTTGTCTGCAGAGAAGGCAGTAACTGGATACAAAGACCCAGCCACAGGACAGACAATCTCGCTCTTCCAGGCTATTGAGAAAGATCTCATTGAGAAAGGTCATGGAATCCGTCTTCTTGAGGCCCAGATTGCCAGCGGTGGGATTATTGACCCCAAAGAGAGCCACCGTATTGATGTTGCTGTTGCTTATCAAAGGGGATATTTTGATAAGGATATGAATGAGATCCTAACTTATGAAGGAGATGACACAAAGGGGTTCTTTGACCCTAATACTAAGGAGAACCTGACATATCTTCAACTGAAGGACCGGTGCTTAAAAGATCCCAAGACAGGCCTAATACTCCTGCCACTTAATGACAAGAAGAAGACCCAGAAGTCACAAGAGAGTCGTACCAATGTCCTTCGAAAGAGGCGGGTTGTGATCGTTGACCCAGACACAGGGTTGGAGATGTCAGTTAGGGAGGCCTATCACCGGGAGCTAATTGACTATGACACTTTCCTGGACTTGTCGGAGCAGGAGTGCGAGTGGGAGGAAATAACAATCAAGGGATCTGATGGCTCTGCACGTTTGGTGATAGTGGATAGGAAAACAGGAACCCAGTATGACATCCAGGACTGCCTGCAACGTGGTGTCATTGACCAGAAGTCTTTGGATCAGTATCGCGCTGGAAAGCTTTCCTTGACCCAGTTTGCTGATGAAATTACCAGCAAAACCAGCAGCACGGAGATGACCATCTCAGCTCTCAATGTTGATGACATGGTCACATGCAGCAGTCCCACCCAGGCCACACCATCTTCACCTACTGTCCGTAAACGCTTCAACAGTATTTCTATTACTGTTTCTCCCCCTGAGATGTTTGATGACCACAGCCCTGTGGGGGCTATATTCGACACAGAGACCTTGGAGAAAATCACTCTGTCAGAAGGGCACCGAAGAGGCATAGTTGACACTATTACAACACAGAGGCTACTGGAGGCCCAGGCATGCACAGGGGGTATCATCAACCCTGCCACCGGTGAGAGactgtcgctgcaggatgctgtccATCAAAGCATCATCGATGAAAGCATGAGCGCTAAGCTCAAACCTGCCCAGAAGGCCTTTCTTGGTTTTGAGGATGTGAAGACTAAGAGAAAGATGTCCGCAGCAGAGGCAGTGAAGGAGTCATGGCTGCCCTATGAAGCCGGCCAGAGGTTTTTGGAGTTTCAGTACCTGACAGGAGGCCTGATAGAGCCCGGCACTGGACGCCGTATCACCATTGAAGAGGCTATCCGCAGAGGCTGGCTAGATGGTCAAGGTGCCCAGAAACTTCAGGATACACGGAGCCACCAGAAGAATCTGACCTGTCCCAAGACAAAACTGAAGATCTCCTACAAGGAAGCTATGGACAGCTGCATGGTGGAAGAAAGCAATGGTATGAAAATGCTGCAGGCCTCCTCGATATCCACCAAGGGAATCAGCAGCCCTTACAATGTCTCTAATCCAGGATCTCGCTCTGGGTCCAGGCCTGGTTCCCTTGTCGGCTCCAGGAATGGATCTCGTAGAGGCAGCGTGGATTACTCCTCTACGTACAGTTACACCTTCTCCTCCACCAGTACCAGCTATAGCTCCAACACTCAATCTTAA